Proteins from a single region of Starkeya sp. ORNL1:
- a CDS encoding LysR family transcriptional regulator, producing MTASPPVYGNHPDRAQSAGRARQRIAFRLARNLDFHGSAEKDFVSCQSYLAGMAGMELRHLRYFIAVAEEGSLTTAAERRLHTAQPSLSRQIRDLEYEVGAPLLLRHARGVELTAAGRVFLDHARLALAQVDAGKEAARRIARPAKPTFALGFLTGQEMDWLPEAMRILRDELPNMEVTIASRYSPDLADALKDGELDLAFMRPEPRFPELEFKVVTTEPLVVILPSDHRLARQAAIDPHELKGETFINVSKTAPALRLVIDAYLERLDLGMATEHEVDNLAMAMSLVASTRGVALLPAYAQNFLPWSVISRPLSGHPPTIDLVVGYKTMNTSATLKLFLSQLDRLIERVSKKSAH from the coding sequence ATGACAGCCAGTCCTCCAGTATATGGCAACCACCCGGATCGCGCTCAGTCTGCAGGCCGAGCCCGCCAACGAATTGCCTTCCGGTTGGCCCGTAACCTAGATTTCCATGGCTCGGCCGAAAAAGACTTTGTAAGTTGCCAGTCATATCTCGCAGGCATGGCCGGGATGGAACTCAGACACCTTCGCTACTTCATCGCCGTCGCCGAGGAGGGCAGCCTGACCACCGCGGCGGAGCGGCGCCTGCACACCGCCCAACCCTCGCTGAGCCGCCAGATACGGGATCTGGAATACGAGGTCGGCGCCCCGCTTCTGCTCCGCCATGCCCGCGGCGTCGAGCTCACCGCCGCCGGCCGCGTCTTCCTCGATCACGCGCGCCTGGCGCTTGCCCAGGTCGATGCCGGCAAGGAAGCGGCGCGGCGGATCGCGAGGCCGGCCAAGCCGACTTTCGCCCTCGGCTTCCTCACTGGCCAGGAGATGGACTGGCTGCCGGAAGCGATGCGCATCCTCCGGGACGAACTGCCGAATATGGAGGTCACCATTGCCAGCCGGTATTCGCCCGACCTCGCCGACGCCCTGAAGGACGGCGAGTTGGACCTCGCTTTCATGCGGCCGGAGCCGCGCTTCCCCGAACTGGAATTCAAGGTGGTCACGACCGAGCCGCTCGTCGTCATATTGCCGAGCGATCATCGCCTGGCGCGGCAGGCCGCCATCGATCCGCATGAGCTGAAGGGAGAGACCTTCATCAATGTATCGAAGACCGCCCCCGCCTTGCGGCTGGTCATCGACGCCTATCTGGAGCGGCTGGACCTCGGCATGGCAACCGAACACGAGGTCGATAATCTGGCGATGGCCATGTCGCTCGTTGCCTCCACCCGCGGCGTGGCGCTGCTGCCTGCCTATGCGCAGAACTTCCTGCCCTGGTCTGTCATAAGCCGGCCGCTAAGTGGCCACCCACCGACGATAGATCTCGTGGTCGGCTACAAGACAATGAATACCTCCGCGACCCTGAAGCTGTTCCTTTCACAGCTGGATAGGCTCATCGAGCGCGTTTCGAAGAAATCGGCGCACTGA
- the atpA gene encoding F0F1 ATP synthase subunit alpha gives MDIRAAEISAILKEQIKNFGQEAEVSEVGQVLSVGDGIARVYGLDNVQAGEMVEFPDGTRGMALNLETDNVGIVIFGSDRSISEGDTVKRTGAIVDVPVGKGLLGRVVDALGNPIDGKGPIESTERRRVDVKAPGIIPRKSVHEPMQTGLKAIDALIPIGRGQRELIIGDRQTGKTAIALDTILNQKPINAGDDEKAKLYCVYVAIGQKRSTVAQFVKVLEEQGALDYSIIVAATASDAAPMQFLAPFSGTAMGEFFRDNGMHALIIHDDLSKQAVAYRQMSLLLRRPPGREAYPGDVFYLHSRLLERAAKLNDDNGAGSLTALPVIETQANDVSAYIPTNVISITDGQIFLESDLFFQGIRPAVNVGLSVSRVGSSAQIKAMKQVAGKIKGELAQYRELAAFAQFGSDLDAATQKLLNRGARLTELLKQSQFSPLKVEEQVVVIFAGTNGYLDGLPVAKVRAFENGLLLFLRTNNADILDAIRTSKELSKDTTEKLTKAIDAFAKTFA, from the coding sequence ATGGATATCCGCGCCGCAGAAATTTCCGCGATCCTCAAGGAGCAGATCAAGAATTTCGGCCAGGAAGCCGAAGTCTCCGAGGTCGGTCAGGTCCTCTCCGTCGGTGACGGCATCGCCCGTGTCTACGGCCTCGACAATGTCCAGGCCGGCGAAATGGTCGAGTTCCCGGACGGCACCCGCGGCATGGCGCTGAACCTCGAGACCGACAATGTCGGCATCGTGATCTTCGGCTCCGACCGCTCCATCTCCGAAGGCGACACGGTGAAGCGCACCGGCGCCATCGTGGACGTGCCGGTCGGCAAGGGCCTGCTCGGCCGCGTCGTCGACGCGCTGGGCAACCCGATCGACGGCAAGGGCCCGATCGAGTCCACCGAGCGCCGCCGCGTCGACGTCAAGGCGCCGGGCATCATCCCGCGCAAGTCGGTCCATGAGCCGATGCAGACCGGCCTCAAGGCAATCGACGCGCTGATCCCGATCGGCCGCGGCCAGCGCGAGCTGATCATCGGCGACCGCCAGACCGGCAAGACCGCGATCGCGCTCGACACCATCCTGAACCAGAAGCCGATCAATGCCGGCGACGACGAGAAGGCCAAGCTCTATTGCGTCTATGTCGCGATCGGGCAGAAGCGCTCCACCGTCGCGCAGTTCGTGAAGGTGCTGGAGGAGCAGGGCGCGCTCGACTATTCCATCATCGTCGCCGCCACCGCCTCCGACGCCGCGCCGATGCAGTTCCTGGCGCCGTTCTCCGGCACCGCCATGGGCGAGTTCTTCCGCGACAACGGCATGCACGCCCTCATCATCCATGACGACCTGTCCAAGCAGGCCGTGGCGTACCGCCAGATGTCGCTGCTGCTGCGCCGCCCGCCGGGCCGCGAAGCCTATCCGGGCGACGTGTTCTATCTCCACTCGCGCCTGCTGGAGCGCGCCGCGAAGCTCAATGACGACAACGGCGCCGGCTCGCTGACAGCCCTGCCCGTCATTGAGACGCAGGCCAACGACGTGTCGGCCTATATCCCGACCAACGTCATCTCCATCACCGACGGCCAGATCTTCCTGGAGTCCGACCTGTTCTTCCAGGGCATCCGCCCAGCGGTGAATGTCGGCCTCTCGGTGTCCCGCGTGGGTTCGTCCGCGCAGATCAAGGCGATGAAGCAGGTCGCCGGCAAGATCAAGGGCGAGCTCGCCCAGTATCGTGAGCTCGCGGCCTTCGCCCAGTTCGGCTCCGATCTCGACGCCGCGACGCAGAAGCTGCTGAACCGCGGCGCCCGCCTCACCGAGCTGCTGAAGCAGTCGCAGTTCTCGCCGCTGAAGGTCGAGGAGCAGGTGGTGGTGATCTTCGCCGGCACCAACGGCTATCTCGACGGCCTGCCGGTCGCCAAGGTGCGCGCGTTCGAGAACGGCCTGCTGCTGTTCCTGCGCACCAACAACGCCGACATCCTCGATGCCATCCGCACGTCCAAGGAACTATCCAAGGACACCACGGAAAAGCTGACGAAGGCGATCGATGCCTTCGCCAAGACCTTCGCCTGA
- a CDS encoding GNAT family N-acetyltransferase: MNEPTPLIPTAPVIRTVEPGDMPAIAALYADAVRTGTASFETEPPDDAEMAIRMARLISGGFPYLVAEDPRQGVLGYAYAGPYRTRPAYRWTVENSVYVRPETQGRGIGRALLSAIVHESERRGFRQMVAVIGDSANAASIGLHAALGFRLVGTLEAVGFKHGRWLDTVLMQRPLGEAAIRAPGDAD; encoded by the coding sequence ATGAACGAGCCCACGCCCCTGATCCCCACCGCCCCCGTCATCCGCACCGTCGAGCCCGGGGACATGCCCGCCATCGCCGCGCTGTACGCCGATGCGGTGCGCACCGGCACCGCCTCTTTCGAGACCGAGCCGCCGGACGATGCTGAGATGGCCATCCGCATGGCGCGGCTCATCTCCGGCGGATTTCCCTATCTCGTCGCCGAAGATCCGCGCCAAGGCGTGCTCGGCTATGCCTATGCCGGCCCCTATCGGACGCGGCCGGCCTATCGCTGGACGGTGGAGAATTCAGTCTATGTGCGGCCGGAAACCCAAGGCCGCGGTATCGGCCGGGCGCTGCTCAGTGCGATCGTGCATGAATCCGAGCGTCGCGGCTTCCGCCAGATGGTGGCGGTGATCGGCGACAGCGCCAATGCAGCCTCCATCGGCCTGCACGCCGCCCTTGGCTTTCGTCTGGTAGGGACGTTGGAGGCGGTCGGCTTCAAGCACGGCCGCTGGCTCGACACCGTGCTGATGCAGCGCCCGCTCGGCGAGGCGGCAATCCGCGCGCCGGGCGACGCGGACTAG
- the ccmB gene encoding heme exporter protein CcmB has translation MTASFLALVRRDLALALRAGGGAGLGVVFFLAVVVVTPFAIGPDLVLLARIGPAILWIGALLACLIGLDRLFAADAEDGSLDLIFMLELPVELAAAAKGLAHWLATGLPLVVAAPILALLLNLEPAATGAVTLTLLVGTPAVTFLGLVGAAFASAFRRGGLLVAVLVLPLTIPVLIFGVAATSAAVTGPVPFGTPFLMLAGLSVGAMVLGPVAAAAALRATRD, from the coding sequence ATGACCGCTTCTTTCCTCGCTCTGGTGAGGCGCGACCTGGCCCTGGCCCTGCGCGCCGGCGGCGGCGCCGGGCTCGGCGTCGTGTTCTTCCTCGCCGTGGTGGTGGTGACGCCCTTCGCCATCGGGCCGGACCTCGTGCTGCTCGCTCGCATCGGCCCGGCGATCTTGTGGATCGGCGCTCTGCTCGCCTGCCTGATCGGGCTCGACCGGCTGTTCGCGGCGGATGCCGAGGACGGCTCGCTCGACCTCATCTTCATGCTGGAACTGCCGGTCGAGCTGGCCGCCGCCGCCAAGGGCCTCGCCCATTGGCTGGCCACCGGCCTGCCGCTGGTCGTCGCCGCGCCGATCCTCGCCCTGCTGCTGAACCTGGAACCGGCGGCGACCGGGGCGGTGACGCTCACACTGCTGGTCGGCACCCCGGCGGTAACCTTCCTCGGCCTGGTCGGCGCCGCCTTCGCCAGCGCCTTCCGCCGCGGCGGATTGCTGGTGGCCGTGCTGGTGCTGCCGCTCACCATCCCGGTGCTGATCTTCGGCGTCGCAGCTACCTCTGCGGCGGTGACCGGGCCGGTGCCGTTCGGCACGCCCTTCCTGATGCTGGCCGGCCTGTCGGTCGGCGCGATGGTGCTCGGCCCGGTCGCCGCCGCCGCGGCACTGCGCGCCACCAGAGACTGA
- the acnA gene encoding aconitate hydratase AcnA, with product MALDSFHCRKTLTVGSKSYTYFSLPDAERNGLEGASALPFSMKVLLENLLRFEDGRSVTKDDIISINEWLVNRGKAEREIAYRPARVLMQDFTGVPAVVDLAAMRDAMVHLGGDPKRINPLVPVDLVIDHSVIVNFFGDNTAFKKNVEEEYKQNQERYRFMKWGQSAFANFRVVPPGTGICHQVNLEYLSQVVWTKTEDGETLAYPDTCVGTDSHTTMVNGLAVLAWGVGGIEAEAAMLGQPVSMLIPEVIGFRLTGKMNEGITATDLVLTVTQMLRKKGVVGKFVEFFGPGLDHLSLADRATIGNMAPEYGATCGFFPTDSETIAYLDETGREADRVALVEAYSKAQGMWRDASTADPVFTDIIELDISTVLPSLAGPKRPQDRVLLSGTKAGFLAALEGEFKKPGEAGKRVPVEGKDYTIGHGDVTIAAITSCTNTSNPSVLIAAGLLARNAVAKGLTSKPWVKTSLAPGSQVVEGYLNASGLQKELDAVGFNLVGFGCTTCIGNSGPLPEPISEAINKNDLVAGAVISGNRNFEGRVNPDVKANYLASPPLVVAYALAGSLQIDLTTEPLGTGSDGQPVFLKDIWPSNQEIATFIRENVTKKMFQEKYADVFKGDENWQKIAVPKGETYAWDDRSTYVQNPPYFDGMEMDPEPVTDIIKARVIGLFLDSITTDHISPAGSIKEASPAGEYLRDHQVRPADFNQYGTRRGNHQVMMRGTFANIRVKNQMLGGKEGGFTRHWPDGTEMPLYNAAMLYKQEGVPTVVFAGKEYGTGSSRDWAAKGTKLLGIRAVITQSFERIHRSNLVGMGIVPLTFQGDESWQSLGIKGDEVVTILGIEGDLKPRQTLIAEIVFGDGTVKEVPLTCRIDTLDELDYFRNGGILQYVLRNLAA from the coding sequence GTGGCACTCGACAGCTTTCATTGCCGTAAGACCCTCACCGTCGGTTCCAAGAGCTACACTTATTTCAGCCTCCCCGATGCCGAGAGGAATGGCCTCGAGGGAGCCTCCGCGCTGCCCTTTTCGATGAAGGTGCTGCTGGAGAACCTGCTGCGCTTCGAGGATGGCCGCTCGGTCACCAAGGACGACATCATCTCCATCAACGAATGGCTGGTGAATCGCGGCAAGGCGGAACGCGAGATCGCCTACCGTCCCGCGCGCGTGCTGATGCAGGACTTCACCGGCGTTCCGGCGGTGGTGGATCTCGCCGCCATGCGTGACGCCATGGTGCATCTCGGCGGCGATCCCAAGCGCATCAATCCGCTGGTGCCGGTCGACCTCGTCATCGACCACTCGGTGATCGTGAACTTCTTCGGCGACAACACCGCGTTCAAGAAGAACGTCGAGGAAGAGTACAAGCAGAACCAGGAACGCTACCGCTTCATGAAGTGGGGCCAGTCGGCCTTCGCCAATTTCCGCGTGGTGCCGCCGGGCACCGGCATCTGCCACCAGGTGAACCTTGAATACCTGTCGCAGGTGGTGTGGACCAAGACCGAGGATGGCGAGACGCTCGCCTATCCCGATACGTGCGTCGGCACCGACAGCCACACCACCATGGTGAACGGCCTGGCCGTGCTCGCCTGGGGCGTCGGCGGCATCGAGGCGGAAGCCGCCATGCTCGGCCAGCCGGTGTCCATGCTCATCCCCGAGGTGATCGGCTTCAGGCTGACCGGCAAGATGAATGAGGGCATCACCGCCACCGATCTCGTGCTCACCGTCACCCAGATGCTGCGCAAGAAGGGCGTGGTCGGCAAGTTCGTCGAATTCTTCGGCCCCGGCCTCGACCACCTCTCGCTCGCCGACCGCGCCACCATCGGCAACATGGCGCCCGAGTATGGCGCGACCTGCGGCTTCTTCCCGACCGACAGCGAGACCATCGCCTATCTCGACGAGACCGGCCGCGAGGCCGACCGCGTCGCCCTGGTGGAGGCCTATTCCAAGGCGCAGGGCATGTGGCGTGATGCCAGCACGGCGGATCCGGTCTTCACCGACATCATCGAGCTCGATATCTCGACGGTGCTGCCCTCGCTCGCCGGCCCGAAGCGCCCGCAGGACCGCGTGCTGCTCTCCGGCACCAAGGCCGGTTTCCTCGCCGCGCTGGAAGGCGAGTTCAAGAAGCCGGGCGAAGCCGGCAAGCGCGTGCCGGTGGAAGGCAAGGATTACACGATCGGCCATGGCGACGTCACCATCGCCGCCATCACCTCCTGCACCAACACCTCGAACCCGAGCGTGCTGATCGCCGCCGGCCTGCTGGCCCGCAACGCGGTGGCGAAGGGCCTCACCTCGAAGCCGTGGGTCAAGACCTCGCTGGCGCCGGGCTCGCAGGTGGTCGAAGGCTATCTCAACGCCTCCGGCCTGCAGAAGGAACTCGACGCCGTCGGCTTCAACCTGGTCGGCTTCGGCTGCACCACCTGCATCGGCAATTCCGGCCCGCTGCCGGAGCCGATCTCCGAGGCCATCAACAAGAACGACCTCGTCGCCGGTGCCGTGATATCGGGCAACCGCAACTTCGAGGGCCGCGTCAATCCGGACGTGAAGGCGAACTATCTCGCCTCGCCGCCGCTGGTGGTCGCCTATGCGCTCGCCGGCTCGCTGCAGATCGACCTCACCACCGAGCCGCTCGGCACCGGTTCCGACGGGCAGCCGGTGTTCCTGAAGGACATCTGGCCGTCGAACCAGGAGATCGCGACCTTCATCCGCGAGAACGTCACCAAGAAGATGTTCCAGGAGAAGTATGCCGACGTCTTCAAGGGCGACGAGAACTGGCAGAAGATCGCGGTGCCGAAGGGCGAGACCTATGCCTGGGACGACCGCTCGACCTATGTGCAGAACCCGCCTTATTTCGACGGCATGGAGATGGATCCGGAGCCGGTCACCGACATCATCAAGGCGCGGGTGATCGGTCTGTTCCTCGATTCCATCACCACCGACCACATCTCGCCCGCCGGTTCGATCAAGGAAGCGAGCCCGGCCGGCGAATATCTGCGCGACCACCAGGTGCGCCCGGCCGACTTCAACCAGTACGGCACGAGGCGCGGCAATCACCAGGTGATGATGCGCGGCACCTTCGCCAATATCCGCGTCAAGAACCAGATGCTGGGCGGCAAGGAAGGCGGCTTCACCCGCCACTGGCCGGATGGCACCGAGATGCCGCTCTACAACGCCGCCATGCTCTACAAGCAGGAAGGCGTGCCGACCGTGGTGTTCGCCGGCAAGGAATACGGCACCGGCTCCTCGCGCGACTGGGCGGCCAAGGGCACCAAGCTGCTCGGCATCCGCGCCGTGATCACCCAGAGCTTCGAGCGCATCCACCGCTCGAACCTGGTCGGCATGGGCATCGTGCCGCTGACCTTCCAGGGCGACGAATCCTGGCAGTCGCTCGGCATCAAGGGTGATGAGGTCGTCACCATCCTCGGCATCGAGGGCGACCTGAAGCCGCGCCAGACGCTCATTGCCGAGATCGTGTTCGGCGACGGCACGGTGAAGGAAGTACCGCTCACCTGCCGCATCGATACGCTCGACGAACTCGATTATTTCCGCAATGGCGGCATCCTACAGTACGTGCTGCGCAACCTCGCGGCGTAG
- a CDS encoding DUF1223 domain-containing protein has protein sequence MIHVLPRHLAPCHIVVIGILLIVGLPVAALAEDAVVTPVAAGMQPAPHAVPAPKAVVELFTSQGCSSCPPADKLLGDLAKRPDVVALTLAVDYWDYLGWKDTLAKHGHSLRQKAYAKVRGDGKMFTPQVVLNGSVMAVGNDEDALDGALASAAVPRVPVAIATTDGKLAVKVGTGTMAGAGHGEVWLCPLASDVTVKIGRGENEGSTMTYHNVVRGWTRLGEWNGGEVRFETGLDEIRADSIDSVAILVQSGTQASPGTILGAALAPLP, from the coding sequence ATGATTCATGTATTGCCGCGCCATCTGGCGCCGTGCCACATCGTCGTCATCGGCATCCTTCTGATCGTTGGCTTGCCCGTCGCGGCATTGGCCGAAGACGCCGTCGTCACCCCGGTGGCGGCGGGCATGCAGCCGGCCCCCCACGCGGTGCCGGCGCCGAAGGCAGTGGTGGAACTTTTCACCAGCCAGGGTTGCTCTTCCTGCCCGCCCGCCGACAAGCTGCTGGGCGATCTCGCCAAGCGGCCGGACGTGGTCGCGCTGACGCTGGCGGTCGATTACTGGGACTATCTCGGCTGGAAGGACACGCTGGCCAAGCACGGCCATTCGCTGCGGCAGAAGGCCTATGCCAAGGTGCGCGGCGACGGCAAGATGTTCACGCCGCAAGTGGTCCTCAATGGCAGCGTGATGGCGGTGGGCAATGACGAGGATGCGCTGGACGGCGCGCTAGCCTCGGCCGCCGTGCCGCGCGTGCCGGTGGCGATCGCCACCACAGACGGCAAGCTCGCGGTGAAGGTGGGCACCGGCACCATGGCCGGCGCCGGCCATGGCGAGGTGTGGCTCTGCCCGCTGGCGAGCGACGTGACGGTGAAGATCGGCCGCGGCGAGAATGAAGGCTCGACCATGACCTACCACAATGTGGTGCGGGGTTGGACGCGGCTCGGCGAATGGAATGGCGGCGAGGTCCGCTTCGAGACCGGCCTCGACGAAATCCGCGCCGATTCCATCGATTCCGTCGCGATCCTGGTGCAGTCCGGGACGCAGGCGAGCCCCGGCACCATACTCGGCGCCGCGCTGGCGCCGCTGCCCTGA
- the ccmA gene encoding heme ABC exporter ATP-binding protein CcmA, whose product MRLIAEGLSCTRGSRLLFQDLGFSLDQGQALVVTGPNGTGKSSLLRLLAGLATLQAGTVRLEGGLSDVPLGEQAHYLGHLDAHKAALSVSENLAFWRTVLGSPALSVDEALAEVGLAALARLPVAVLSAGQKRRLALARLIVARRPLWLLDEPTTALDISAQARVSALARDHLASGGLIVAATHAPLDFGTTQELRLGTPIIASAA is encoded by the coding sequence ATGCGGCTGATCGCTGAAGGGCTGTCCTGCACGCGCGGCTCCCGCCTGCTGTTCCAGGATCTCGGTTTCTCGCTCGACCAAGGGCAGGCGCTGGTGGTGACCGGACCGAACGGCACCGGCAAGTCCTCGCTGCTGCGGCTCCTCGCCGGGCTCGCGACGCTGCAGGCCGGCACGGTCCGGCTGGAAGGCGGCTTGTCGGATGTCCCGCTTGGCGAGCAGGCGCACTATCTCGGCCACCTCGATGCCCACAAGGCCGCGCTTTCCGTCTCCGAGAACCTCGCCTTCTGGCGCACCGTGCTGGGCAGCCCGGCGCTGTCGGTCGATGAGGCGCTCGCAGAAGTCGGCCTCGCCGCGCTTGCCCGCCTGCCGGTCGCGGTGCTCTCCGCCGGCCAGAAGCGTCGCCTTGCGCTCGCCCGCCTCATCGTCGCCCGCCGGCCGCTCTGGCTGCTCGACGAGCCGACCACGGCTCTCGACATCAGTGCTCAGGCGCGCGTGAGCGCACTCGCGCGCGATCATCTCGCCTCCGGCGGCCTGATCGTCGCCGCCACCCATGCCCCGCTCGATTTCGGCACGACGCAGGAACTGCGCCTCGGCACGCCCATCATCGCGAGCGCGGCATGA
- a CDS encoding DUF2794 domain-containing protein yields the protein MPCVTFDRRELDRILHLYGRMVALGEWRDYAIDFMKERAVFSIFRRSTEVPIYRIEKDPRLARKQGAYTVVTQTGLILKRGHDLARVIAVLDKPVRAVG from the coding sequence ATCCCCTGCGTGACTTTCGACCGCCGCGAACTCGACCGCATCCTTCACCTCTATGGACGCATGGTGGCGCTGGGCGAATGGCGCGACTACGCCATCGACTTCATGAAGGAGCGCGCGGTGTTCTCCATCTTCCGCCGCTCCACCGAGGTGCCGATCTACCGCATCGAGAAGGATCCGCGGCTCGCCCGCAAGCAGGGCGCCTATACGGTTGTTACGCAGACCGGCCTGATCCTGAAGCGCGGTCACGACCTCGCCCGGGTCATCGCGGTACTGGACAAGCCGGTACGGGCGGTGGGTTAG
- a CDS encoding F0F1 ATP synthase subunit gamma, whose translation MPSLKDLRNRIASVKATQKITKAMQMVAAAKLRRAQTAAEAARPYAQRMETVLGNIAGAVSGGPDAPLLLTGTGKDDVHLLLVLTAERGLCGAFNSSIVRLARERAYALMGQGKTVKIFCVGRKGYDPLRRLFPTQIVEVVELRSNKGVTFADAQAIAEKISAMFSAGEFDIATQFFSRFQSVISQIPTAQQIIPATFPEAAVAANGAVAVYDYEPEEAQILADLLPRNLAVQIFKALLENGASEQGARMSAMDNATRNAGDMIKKQTLTYNRTRQAMITKELIEIISGAEAL comes from the coding sequence ATGCCGAGCCTCAAGGATCTGCGCAACCGCATCGCTTCGGTGAAGGCGACGCAGAAGATCACCAAGGCGATGCAGATGGTCGCCGCCGCCAAGCTGCGGCGCGCCCAGACTGCTGCCGAGGCCGCGCGCCCCTATGCCCAGCGCATGGAGACGGTGCTCGGCAACATTGCCGGCGCCGTCTCGGGTGGCCCGGACGCGCCGCTGCTGCTCACCGGCACCGGCAAGGACGACGTGCACCTGCTGCTCGTGCTGACCGCCGAGCGCGGCCTGTGCGGCGCCTTCAACTCCTCGATCGTCCGCCTCGCCCGCGAGCGCGCCTATGCGCTGATGGGCCAGGGCAAGACGGTCAAGATCTTCTGCGTCGGCCGCAAGGGCTATGACCCGCTGCGCCGGCTGTTCCCGACCCAGATCGTCGAAGTGGTCGAGCTGCGCAGCAACAAGGGCGTGACCTTCGCCGACGCGCAGGCCATTGCCGAGAAGATCTCGGCGATGTTCTCCGCCGGCGAGTTCGACATCGCGACCCAGTTCTTCAGCCGCTTCCAGTCGGTGATCTCGCAGATCCCGACCGCCCAGCAGATCATCCCGGCGACCTTCCCGGAAGCCGCCGTGGCTGCGAACGGCGCGGTGGCGGTCTATGATTACGAGCCCGAGGAAGCCCAGATCCTCGCGGATCTCCTGCCGCGCAACCTCGCGGTGCAGATTTTCAAGGCGCTGCTCGAGAATGGCGCGTCCGAACAGGGCGCGCGCATGAGCGCGATGGACAATGCGACCCGCAACGCGGGCGACATGATCAAGAAACAGACTCTGACCTACAACCGCACGCGCCAGGCGATGATCACGAAGGAACTCATCGAGATCATCTCCGGCGCTGAGGCGCTGTGA
- a CDS encoding F0F1 ATP synthase subunit delta — protein sequence MAETFVSGVAGRYATALFELASEAGAIDAVKADLDSFTAMIAESDDLKRLVRSPVFSAEEQEKAIVAILDKAGISGLAANFFKTVASNRRLFAIEAIIRGFDALAAAARGEVVAEVTVAQPLSDAHAATLKEALDTMTGKHVKLAVEVDPSLLGGLKVKIGSRLVDASLKTKLNSIRYAMKEVR from the coding sequence GTGGCCGAAACGTTCGTATCCGGGGTGGCAGGACGCTACGCGACCGCTCTGTTCGAGCTGGCCAGCGAAGCCGGCGCCATCGACGCCGTAAAGGCGGATCTCGACAGCTTCACCGCCATGATCGCCGAGAGCGACGATCTCAAGCGCCTGGTGCGCAGCCCGGTCTTCTCTGCCGAAGAGCAGGAGAAGGCCATTGTCGCCATTCTCGACAAGGCGGGCATCTCCGGCCTTGCCGCCAATTTCTTCAAGACCGTCGCCAGCAATCGCCGCCTGTTCGCGATCGAGGCCATCATCCGCGGCTTCGACGCCCTCGCCGCCGCGGCGAGGGGTGAGGTGGTTGCCGAGGTGACGGTGGCGCAGCCGCTGTCCGATGCGCACGCCGCGACCTTGAAGGAAGCTCTCGACACCATGACCGGCAAGCATGTGAAGCTTGCGGTCGAGGTCGACCCCTCGCTGCTCGGCGGGCTGAAGGTGAAGATCGGCTCCAGGCTGGTCGACGCCTCGCTCAAGACCAAGCTCAATTCTATCCGCTACGCGATGAAAGAGGTTCGCTGA
- a CDS encoding SDR family oxidoreductase produces the protein MEKLLGKTALVTGASRGMGRASVLALAEAGAQVLVHYGNSATEAEAVVAQIRSQGGRADALMANLAAPDGPHQLARQVRAIVGDRLDILVANAGISRNATIEETTVEDFDALFAVNVRAPFFLVQQLLPIMSHGSSIIMVSSLAAHAAVGTLPAYSATKGAVDTLVKHFASALGARGIRVNAIAPGVINTDMSSFAKTEEGRGYVLGMQALQRIGEADDVGPVAVFLASEDARWITGDTLRVDGGSKL, from the coding sequence ATGGAAAAGCTTCTGGGAAAGACCGCTCTCGTCACCGGCGCCTCTCGCGGCATGGGTCGCGCCAGCGTCCTGGCTCTTGCGGAGGCCGGAGCGCAGGTGCTGGTCCATTATGGCAACAGCGCAACCGAGGCTGAGGCCGTCGTCGCGCAGATCCGCAGCCAAGGCGGGCGTGCCGATGCGTTGATGGCCAATCTCGCCGCGCCGGACGGTCCCCATCAGCTGGCACGGCAGGTTCGCGCCATCGTCGGCGATCGGCTCGACATACTTGTCGCCAATGCCGGCATATCCAGGAACGCAACCATCGAGGAGACCACGGTCGAGGATTTCGACGCGCTGTTCGCCGTCAATGTCCGCGCACCCTTCTTCCTGGTGCAGCAATTGCTGCCGATCATGAGCCACGGCAGCAGCATCATCATGGTGTCGTCGCTGGCCGCTCATGCCGCCGTCGGCACGCTGCCGGCCTATTCGGCGACGAAGGGCGCGGTGGACACGCTGGTCAAGCACTTCGCGTCAGCGCTCGGCGCCCGCGGCATCCGCGTCAACGCCATAGCGCCCGGCGTCATAAATACCGACATGTCGAGCTTCGCCAAGACCGAGGAGGGGCGTGGCTATGTGCTCGGCATGCAGGCCTTGCAGCGCATCGGCGAGGCCGATGATGTCGGACCGGTCGCTGTCTTCCTCGCGTCCGAGGATGCACGCTGGATCACCGGCGACACGCTGCGGGTCGATGGCGGGTCGAAGCTGTAA